The window GTGACCGGGCTTCAGACTCTCAAGGCAAAGTTCGTCCCATGTCAGGTGAAGAAGAAGAGGTTTAGGGGGAATAAAGGTCCCCTGGCCCAGGCTGGTTTGTAGTATGATGTTAGCCCATAGATCCGTCGCGCCCGGAAATGGTGGAATGAAAGTACCTGCCGCAATCGATTGTTCTGTAGCCTGAGCGATCTGCTGCTTTAAAGACGGGAAGCCTGCTTTACCACAGAAGATGTAATCTGCATAGATGGGCCTCTTGTCGTCAGCGGAATAAAGGATGTCATAACTCTCCCCCGATCCCACTAAAGTGGTGAAGTTCATCTCACCGGCTGTCCGTGGGTTGGCATCCTTGCCGACTATCATACCATGCCAGCCGTGAACATGGAACGGTACCGGTTGATAGCCGATGTTTATCATGCGTAGCAGGAATTTGTCAGGTGGTCTACGAGTAGCGGGATCCCCTGTTGATACCTTTACATAGCTTTCATATCCGTCTGGAATGCTATACCCGAAGTCGGGCTCTAGCGATGTGGGCAGAGTCGTTGGCAGCGGGGTGTCCGGAAAGGCACGCCCGTTGTTGCCGGACCTGTAGGCACGCCGGAGGGTATCGGTTGGACCTTGAACAGGCCGCCGACGAAGCCGAAAACATATATTCGCTTACGCGGCTCGGTCCCTGTGGGACCCGTTGGGAGATTGATGAAACCATCTGTGGCAAAGAGGTTATAGAATAGCCTCTTAGACAAGGGTTTCACCCCCTTTGTAGTCTATTGGCCAAATGATCACGCCTTACTCTCCAATTTACATATGAAGACTATATCTCATCGGTGCTGCCTTTTATACTAAGTAACCAGGGCGTCAGCACTGCACTTCGCGGGAGGATCTTGACAGATCCAGAGAAGCCCTGGTAGTTGGTGAACCTTTCACGGCAAAGTCCTTGATTCTGAAGCCTCATTCAGAAGGGACAGCCCATACGGGTGGACTGCCCCAAATACCACGCATCCAAAGGTGTATCTGACCTGTCAGGCAATGGTCAACCCCATTCATTGGTGGTAAGGACCATCGGCATAAAACTCGTTACCTAAAGCAAAAGGTAGGGCGTTGCCGCTATGTTGTCTCAATGGGCGTCTCCGCCCCACCTATATGCGTCTATCTGGACTACAGTCCAGCATAGACAGCCACTATGGGTCTACCTGTACCGCGCCAAATTCGACGCTGCAAACTCTGTTAAGTGGGATGATAATTGCCCGGACAACTTCCTTTTCTACCAATTCCCCGCCACTTATTGTCTTCACCAAGATGCATCCATTATTAAAGCCTACCAAGATCAGAAGCCCATCAACTATCGTCAGGATCCTTGCGTTCAGGGCTTTCTTGCAGCAATCGTCACATTCAAATTCGACGGCAACGCACTGATCGAAGGGATCACCGAAGGCCTCAATACACTCGAGTTCCTTGATTGCCCTGAGTAACGGTTCGGTGAAGACTCCGGTGTTTCCTACTTCTACCTCTTCCATTGTATAAATCCCCCTCTATTCTCGACCACGCCGCTGGGATTGGTCGATGCGACAGTTACAGAGCTAGCAGGACTCTGCGTTAATAGAATATGTGTAGAGTCTGAGATATGTTACCTGTCTGAGCTTGCCCACGAGCTCCTGCACCGGGGCCCTGAGAGCGGCGGCCTCAGCAGGGAACAGAAGAGATAGAGGCCGAGACGGTAGCGTTCGTTGTATGCTCGCACTTCGGAATAAATAAGGTGGACCCCAATATCAATACTCAATGCCCCGTCGAGCCTCTATCCCCCTATCCATAGGATGTTTTATGGGAACCATTTCAGTAACAAGATCCGCAAGCTCAATTATCGCTGGAGGCATATTCCGCCCTGTTAGCACCACCTCGACTTTAGGGGGCTTTTGGGCCAGCAGCGTCATCACATCCTCGAGCCCGACAAGGCCAAGATTCACCGCATGACTTATTTCATCCAGGACGATGAGATCATACGAATGAGATGCAAAATCCATACCGGCAGCTGCGAGGCCACTGCGGGCAAGTGCCTTCTCTTCCTCGTCCGGCTGTCTTCCTATTATGAATCTCCCGCTCCCAAATTGGCTCACTACGAGGTTCGGCTGTAAAGGCTCAACGGCTCTTATCTCGCCGGTCGCCTTGCCTCCTTTCAAAAACTGGATGAAATGGGTCTTGAGGCCCCACCCTGCCGCTCGGAGCGCAAGGCCCAATGCAGCCGTGGTCTTGCCCTTTCCATCCCCGGTATAAACCTGAATCAGGCCGCGTTTGAGATGCTCCGCCATGATCCTGTTCTCCTTTCGGGATAGTCCTAATGCCAGCCGCCAATGCCCTTCGTCCCCGTGAGAGCGTGGAGAGTCCTTCGCCCGCCCGGCGATTTTTCATATGAGGAACCTGCCGGGAGACCGCACGAGATAAACATGGCAGGCGGCGCTATCTTTCGATGTCGAATTTGGCTATTTGCAGTGTCATCCTACTCATTAGTTTAGCAGATGCTCCCAGTACTCACAAGGAGCCCTAGCGGGCGATGCCAGATCTTAACAAGAAAGCCGAGTAGGGGGCAATGATCCACCCTACCCGGCACCGTTGGGATATCTAGAGCGATATGTGGCGCCAATTAGGCACCTTATTGCCTTTCGATCTGCAATCTATACATTTATATGCACTATCGGAAAGCGACCCTTATAAGCCACCAGAGCACTCCTGCCAAGCCCACCAATATGGATGACAAGAAGAGGATCGTTCCCCAATCCGGGGCTCCCTCATTGGAGTGTGAAGAATTCTCCCCGGACCGTGAGGAATTCTGCGCTGATCGTGAAAGATCTTCCGCGCGGGTTCTATTTTCCCGACGGTCTTTGTTAGCCATTGTATAAACCCCCTATAGAGTTGATGGAATATCATCGATGAATTACCGGCAACAGGGGGTTTATATTTGCTCTGGTTGAAATACGAATCAAGGAAATACATGGCAGTTGTCAAGATATAGGGACCCGACCTTGAGCAAAGGTGGATCTCATGATGGTCCTCGCCGGACACCATGCACAGGGCCAGAAGGCCTGCATGTTCATTGAATAGGGCCCACCTCCATGTGGGATTTTGATTCCTGGATAGGGCTGGGCTATCGGCAAGAGGCATGTCCTCGAGATAAGCTAATGAGTAAGGTGAGTGAATGATATCTCGATTGAGATAGGAAGAACCTATAGTCAACTGAAGGGAGCATAAAGCGACAATCGATAAGATAAGAGCAATGCCCCTTGTGGGGTTGGCAGGAGATACTGGCAGCACTCTCATTTGTCCCTCTTTCCGTTCACATCCACCTGACCTGGCATACCAGCTCCAATAAATGCAGGGGAGCCACCTGTCCAACATGTGATATTCCATAATCAAGGCGCCGTCGAATCCCAGACCTCTCTCAGGAAATCAATAGCCTTTTCCGTTTCACCCTCGAAATCAACCAGCCTGCATTCTATGGACACCCGCTCTCCATAGCCTATGGATCTAAGCTTGCTGAAAAAGCCCTTGTAATCGTATGAACCGCTTCCTGGATACAGACGTCCGGTGTCAGCCACATGTACATGTGCCAGGAGTCCTTTGGCAGCCTCCAGAACGCTGAATCTTTCTTTTTCTTCTTCCATATGATAGAAATCAGCAAGCACTTTGACTTCAGGTCGATTGACTCTTATCGCAAGCTCAACAGCCTCTAGGACCCCATTTATGATGTTTGATTCTCTTCTATTAAGCGGCTCGATAGCCAGGACAATCCCGTGAGTGGCAGCTATATCG is drawn from Bacillota bacterium and contains these coding sequences:
- the cobO gene encoding cob(I)yrinic acid a,c-diamide adenosyltransferase — its product is MAEHLKRGLIQVYTGDGKGKTTAALGLALRAAGWGLKTHFIQFLKGGKATGEIRAVEPLQPNLVVSQFGSGRFIIGRQPDEEEKALARSGLAAAGMDFASHSYDLIVLDEISHAVNLGLVGLEDVMTLLAQKPPKVEVVLTGRNMPPAIIELADLVTEMVPIKHPMDRGIEARRGIEY